The Punica granatum isolate Tunisia-2019 chromosome 4, ASM765513v2, whole genome shotgun sequence genome has a window encoding:
- the LOC116202974 gene encoding UDP-glycosyltransferase 91C1-like: MHWRNHARRSSMEKGGRRKMHIVMVPWLAMGHIIPFHHLSICLAQRGHTVSFLSTPKNLQRLPPTPKTLAHLITKVPIPLVHRPPRLPPDAENSLDLSYPKHQLLKLAFASVEPTIASFLTFSSPRPDWIVYDFTCHWLPGLARPLGIRSAYFGLFTAAFFAFLGPPLTFLDGSGSDRLTVERFTAVPAWVPESNFAFRPYEIAKFVHRSTCQEFEPEWFDLLGKLLQKPLVPVGLLPPTPAEKDVKDEGRWVSMRDWLDKQAPGSVVYIALGSEVELCIQEVQHLALGLEKTGLPFLWVLRNPPESTQRAADMLPDGFMERVEGRGIICTEWAPQVRILSHGAVGAFMTHCGCNSFIEGLAFGRVLIMLPMINDQGLNARLLQRKNVGIEVERDERDGLFTPDAVAKAVTQAMVGKAGEPIRACAREAMGLFGNKEKNDRYVDEFVGYLEEHT; encoded by the exons ATGCATTGGAGAAACCATGCAAGAAGATCATCCATGGAGAAGGGGGGTAGGAGGAAGATGCACATAGTGATGGTTCCATGGCTGGCAATGGGACATATCATCCCATTCCATCACCTCTCCATATGCTTAGCCCAAAGAGGCCACACTGTCTCCTTCCTCTCCACCCCAAAGAACCTCCAGAGGCTCCCTCCCACCCCAAAAACCCTAGCTCACCTCATAACGAAAGTCCCCATCCCTTTAGTTCATCGTCCACCTCGCCTGCCTCCCGATGCTGAGAACTCCCTCGACCTCTCGTACCCCAAGCACCAGCTCCTCAAGCTCGCCTTTGCCTCCGTCGAGCCCACCATCGCCTCCTTCCTCACTTTCTCCTCCCCTCGGCCTGACTGGATTGTCTACGACTTCACCTGCCACTGGCTCCCCGGGTTAGCTCGGCCCCTCGGTATCCGATCCGCCTACTTCGGACTCTTCACTGCAGCGTTCTTTGCCTTCTTGGGCCCCCCATTGACCTTCCTTGATGGCAGTGGCTCGGACAGGTTGACTGTTGAGCGCTTCACCGCAGTCCCCGCCTGGGTTCCTGAGTCCAACTTTGCGTTCCGGCCTTATGAGATCGCGAAGTTCGTCCACCGCTC GACCTGCCAGGAATTCGAACCCGAGTGGTTTGATCTCCTTGGTAAGCTACTTCAGAAACCGCTCGTACCCGTTGGTCTTCTGCCTCCGACACCGGCAGAAAAAGACGTGAAGGATGAGGGGAGATGGGTCTCCATGCGAGACTGGCTCGATAAACAGGCTCCAGGTTCAGTGGTTTACATAGCACTCGGGAGCGAAGTCGAGCTGTGCATACAAGAAGTCCAGCACTTGGCACTAGGTTTGGAGAAAACGGGATTACCATTTTTGTGGGTTCTGAGGAACCCGCCAGAGTCGACCCAGAGAGCAGCGGACATGCTGCCCGACGGGTTCATGGAGAGAGTGGAGGGACGGGGTATAATATGCACCGAGTGGGCCCCACAAGTGAGGATACTGAGCCACGGGGCGGTCGGGGCATTTATGACCCACTGCGGGTGCAACTCTTTCATAGAAGGGCTCGCATTCGGGCGTGTTCTGATAATGTTGCCGATGATAAACGACCAAGGCCTCAACGCTAGGCTACTGCAGCGCAAGAACGTAGGGATCGAAGTGGAGAGAGACGAAAGAGACGGGTTGTTCACGCCCGATGCAGTGGCGAAGGCCGTGACTCAGGCAATGGTGGGCAAGGCCGGCGAGCCCATAAGGGCTTGTGCGAGGGAAGCAATGGGGTTGTTTGGGAATAAGGAGAAGAATGACCGTTACGTGGATGAGT